From the genome of Leptotrichia sp. HSP-342:
AGACTACTTATCCGAGTATTTTTGGGCTTGAGGAAAGTAAAAGGCTGCTACAGGAATATTTGGAAAAAGCGAAAAAGATTATTTTTGACGAATTTGAGGGGAATCAGTTATTTTTAGAATTGACGGATTATTTTGGTAATAGGAAAAAATAATAAAAACCTTTTGTAAATATTTTGAAAGTTAGGAGTTATAAAATGAATAAAAAAATAATATTTTATGCGGGATGTGTAATTGCATTAATACTTCCATTAATTAAAAGTGTTCACGCTTTTGCTTCGGGAATATCTCTTCTTATGGGAATTGTTTTAGCAAGTTTTGCTATAATCATTGTTCCAAAAAATTTAGGGGAAATACGAAAACTTACGCTAAATTCAGCTGTCGTGTTTTTTGGATTTGGACTTAGCATAAGCAAGGTTGTTGCTGTTGGAAGTAAAGGGATTTTTCAGACGGCAATTAGTTTGATTGTAGTTATAAGTATCGGGTTGATTTTGGCAAAAATTTTTAAAATGGAAAAGAAGTTATCACAATTAATTGTGTTTGGGACTGCGATTTGCGGTGGAAGTGCTATTGCGGCAACTTCTCCAGTAATTGAGGCTTCTGATGAGGATATTGCCTTGTCTACTGGGATAGTATTTATTTTAAATACAGTCGCATTATTTCTTTTTGCATTTTTTATTAATTATTTTAAGTTAAATGCTGAACAAACTGGAATATGGACTGCACTAAGCATACATGATACAAGTTCGGTAGTATCAGCTGCAGCTTTTCACAGCACAGAAGCCTTGAAAATAGCCACAATTATGAAACTTACAAGAACACTTTGGATTATTCCAATAGTTATTGTTCTTAGTATTTTAAATAAATCTGAAAATAAAAAAATTAAATTTCCGATTTTTATATTATTTTTTATTTTAGCTTCAATTATTGCAACAATAATAAATTTACCAGCAATTTACAATTTACTTACTCAAATAGGGAAAATGATGCTGTCTCTTGCACTTTATATGATTGGAACGTCATTAAATATTCAGACTATAAAAAAAATGACTGGGAAAAATTTTTTGTATGGTGTTACTCTCTGGATTTTTTCGATAATTTCAGGGTATATGATAATTATGTTTTTATAAAAAATGGTAATAAAAAATTATTTTAGTGTAATAAAAAAAACAGGAAGGAAATAAAATATTATGAAAATAAAAAAATTAGTAATAACGATATTAGTATTATTAACTGTACAAATGTGTGGACCTGAACCTAAATTGGACTACAATGTTACAAAAAGTGAAAGTTACAAAATTTCTGAGAAAAAAATGAAAAAGAATTCTTTAGAAGTAAAAAAGGGGTTTGAAGCTGATAATGAGAAATTTGAAAAAAAAGTAAAAGAATCTGCTAAAAGTTTTATAGAAAATATGGTGGCAAAACAATCTATAAGTGGAAATGAAACTTTTGCCGATCAGGCAATGAAACAAATGGCAGTTAATATGATAGAAAAAGGTATCGAGTATCAGAAAAATAAAATAGAAGAAATTAGATTTTTTAACGATGAGGAAGCGGAAATTACTCAAAAAGTAAAAGTTTTTAGCAACAATAATGACAGTTTTGCAAAACTTCAAAATGAATATGAGCTTTTCAAACGTGTTGCAGAAAAATTGCAATATAAAGATACGGAAGATATGATGTCCCAAATGGAGAAAATGGATAGAAAAGAAGTTTTTTCTAAACTTATGAAGGGTATAAGCGAAGTTATTGAAGATGAATTTAAAAAAGAGGAAAATTATACAGAGATGACTACAACTGTAAGTGTACGTAAAGTAAATAATACTTGGCATATAAAAAATCTGGATGAACAAATTAAAGCAGTGGATGTGTTATTTTCAAGTTTAGCGAACAGTATGTAAAAAATATAGAAGGATAAAATTATGTTTATAGAAAAGAAAAATTATTATTATATTGAAGAGTTTGAAAAATACGGTATTACAGCGGTTTATACAAAAAAAATTGCTGGAAATATGTCTGATTATTGCCCAATTGAAAATCAAATAGAAGGTATCCAGAAAAAAAATCGTGAAAAGTTATTAGAAGAGCTGAATCTAACAGATAAACAGGAAGTAATGGCTTTTCAGACACATTCTAACAATGTAAAAATTATTGATGAGGATACAACGAAATATTATTATGAAAAAGAGAAAGATATTGATGGATTTCTGACAAAAAGGAAAGATATTGCTATTTTTACGTTTTATGCGGATTGCTTGCCGATTTTTGTATATGATAAGGAAAATCAGGTTATAGGAGCGTGGCATTCAGGATGGCCGGGGACATTTAAGGAAATAATGAAATCTGGACTTTTGGAAATGCAAAAAAATTATGGGACGCAAGTAGAGAATGTGATAATGGCGTTAGGAATTGGGATTGGGCAGAAAGATTATGAAGTTGGAAATGAATTTTATGATAAGTTTGTAGAAAAATTTGGGAAAAGTAACAGAGAAATTGTGGAAAAATCATTTTGGTTTAATGAAAAAACAGGAAAGTATCATTTTGACAATACAAAATTTAATGAACTTATGGCACTCAAACTTGGGATAAAACAGGAAAATTTGATTGTAGCAACTGAAAGTACATTTGATGAAAAATTTTATTCTTATAGAAAGGAGGGAAAAAATGCTGGAAGGGCTACAGCAATGATTAGTTTTAAATAAATAAAAAATATATTTTAAGAAAGGAAAGGAAAAATTATGAAAAAGATTTTAACATTAGCATTTTTAGTGATTGGAGCGACAACATTTTCTGCTGGCTGTGACTGGTTTAAAGGGAATACAAAATATGCAGATAAAATGGTGGAACTTGTAAAGAAAGAGGGATTGACAAGCAAGGTTTATTGTGATATGGACCAAAAAAAAATGGTTTATGAAACTGTGTATAACAATACTAATGAAAAATATATAGAAATAGGATTAAGTTACAACAAGAACAAGAAAAATGATCTTACTTATGCAGATATTCTAAATTCTTTTGCGGAATTTGAAAAAGACATAGATAAATTATACCCTTGGACAAATTTAACAAAACCAGAGTATCAAAATGCTCCAAGATACTATAATTACAGAATGTACATATATAGTCCTGAAAGTCAAAATGAATACATGACTTTCCTAGTTACCTATGATACATCTAATGGAACTTGGAAGAAATATTACAGTAATGGATTTTGGAAAGGAAAAGATGAAGTTGAGAAAGAAATAATGGACCTAATGAAAAAAAAGGGATTAAAAGAAACAGATAATATAATTTATTAAAAAAGTAATTTTTAAATAAAATAGTTTATATAAAAGTTACGCAATAATGAACATAGGAGATAGTAATGAATCTTTTAATAAAAATATGGATTGCATTTGTTTTGGACTTGATTTTTGGAGATCCAGAGAAAATTACACATCCAGTCCAGATTATTGGTAAAATGATTACATTTTTAGAGAAAAAATTATACGTGAAAAAAGGTAGCTTTATTGGTGGAGCAGTTTTAGGTATTTTAGTAGTTGCAAGTACATTTTTAGTAATGTATGGATTTGTGAAATTGACAAAAATTGTAAAAGTTTTGCAGATTTTTGAAATTTATTTGATGTATACGGTATTTTCAGTAAAATCACTGGCTCGTGAAGGGAAAAGAGTTTATAAGATTTTAAAATTAGGAAACTTGAAAGTCGCAAGAGAAAAATTGTCTTATTTGGTTTCAAGAGATACTGAAAAGATGGATAAAGTTATGATTATTAGAAGTACAATGGAAACTATTTCGGAAAATATGGTGGATGGCGTGATTGCACCGATGTTTTATATGTTTGTGGGTGGACTTCCGTTTGCGATGGCCTATAAGGCAATAAATACACTTGATTCAATGGTTGGGTACAAAAATGAGAAATATGCAAAGTTTGGTACATTTTCAGCAAAATTAGACGATGTGGTAAACTTCATTCCAGCTAGAATTTCTGGTATTTTTATAACAGCAGCAAGCTATATTTTGAGATACAATTACAAAAATGCATGGAAAATATTTAAAAGAGACAGAAAAAATCACGCAAGTCCAAATTCAGGACATTCAGAAAGTGCAGTAGCAGGAGCATTGGGAGTACAGTTTGGCGGAAAAGTTTCATATTTTGGAAAAGAAGTGGAAAAACCGATAATAGGGGATAAGAAAAAGGAATTTAGATTAGAAGATATTAAAAAAAATATACTATTAATGTATGTTACAAGTTTTGTAGCGATATTCTGTTTTTCTATAATTTATTTGATTGTAAATGGAATGTTTAATAGTGTATTTAATTCCATTGTATATTTTATATTGTATTTTTTTGTTAATATGCTTTTATAGTAAAAAAGCCTGTCCGATTCTTAATAACTTTAAGAACTGGTACAGGCTAATTAAATATATAAATTATTTAGGTGATACTAAAATTTTAACTTGGCTCTTTTCTTTTACAAGAGCTTCAAATCCTTCAGTTACAATATCTTCTAATTTAATTCTTTTTGTTACTAATAAATCTTTTGAGAAATATCCTTGTTTCATTAGTTCCAATGTTTTAGGGAATACATCACGATACGCGATAACCCCTTTTATTGTTCTTTCTTGAATTACCACTTCGTTAGGTTGAATAGGGGCTTCTGTTTCCCAGATGCTCACAACCATAAGCTCTCCATCTTTCTCAGCGGCTTCAAGAGATTGCTGCAATACTGCTGGAACTCCTGTAACTTCGTATGAAACATTCACTCCTCCATTTGTTTTTTCTTTTATGTATTCAACAGAGTTCACTTTTGTGGGATCAACAATTATCGCACCTAATTTTCTGGCAATTTCCTGTCTTTCAGGTGAAACTTCCACAGCATAGATTTCTGTTGCTCCAGAAGCTCTTAATGCATCAATTATGAGAAGTCCGATTGGACCACATCCAAATACTGCTGCAGTATCACCAGTATTAAATCTGCTTTGTCTAACTGCATAAACAGCTACAGCCGCAGGCTCTGTCAATGCTCCTTGTTCATAGTCAATTTCATCAGGAAGTTTGTGAGCCTGATCTTCATTTACAACTACAAATTCAGAGAAACCTCCACCTCCGCCTGCAAGTCCAATAAAGTTCAAATTAGGATCCAAATTATATTTTCCAATCAACCCATTTTTTGCTAGAATCGGCTCAACTGTAACTCTGTCTCCAACTTTAAATTTTGTAATTCCACTTCCTATTTCTACAACTTCTCCGCAAAATTCGTGTCCCATTGTAATTGGGGCTTTTTCTCCAGTATATGGATGTGGCTTATCGGCTGGAATGAAAATAGGTCCTCCTAGATATTCATGTAAATCACTACCACAGATTCCAGCATATTTTACTGCGATTTTAATTTGATTTTCTCTTGTGATTTCTGGTATTTCAATGTCTTCTACTTTTACATCTTTTCTATTGTGCCATCTTGCAGCTTTCATTGTTGCCATTTTTTATTTCCTCCTAAGTTAATTAATATTTTATTTCCATACTTTAATAGTATACCCTATTTTTTTTCAAAAGCAATATCTATTTACAAAAAAACATGACAAGAAACAAAAGTCATATTTTACTTAGTTTTCTAGCCATGTTTAGTGTTAATTTATTATTATATGTCAAGTTTAACTCTTTCAATTTGAGCACCAACGGTATTTAATTTTAATTCTAATTTATCATATCCTCTGTCTATGTGGTAAACTCTATTTACAATTGTTTCACCATCTGCTGCAAGTGCCGCCAAAACTAGCGCTACTCCTGCTCTCAAATCTGAAGACATCACTTCTGCACCTGTTAATGGCAATCCTCCATTTATAAAAGCTACTCCATGTTTTATTGTAATATCTGCCCCCATTCTGTTAAATTCTGGCACGTGCATAAATCTGTTTTCAAATACAGTTTCTTCCATTGAACTTCCACCATTTACAAGAGTTTGAAGCAACATCATTTGAGGCTGCATATCTGTTGGGAATCCTGGATGTGGTAAGGTTTTTATTTTTGATGGCTTTAAATCTTTTACTTTTCCTATTACAGTTAGGATATCTCCATTCTGTTCAAATTTTGCTCCCATTGCTTCTAATTCAGATTTAAACACTCCTAAATCATCAAGTCTTGCATTTTGAATTTTTAAATTTCCTTCTGTAACTAATGAAGCTATCACATAAGTTCCTGCCTCAATTCTATCTGGCATAATTGAATATTCCACAGCGTGAAGTTCTTCAACTCCTTCAATTTCAATAGTAGGAGTTCCTAATCCTGTAATTTTTGCTCCCATTTTATTCAAGAAGTTTCCTAAATCAACAATTTCAGGCTCTCTTGCAGCATTTGAAATAACAGTTTTCCCAGGAGTTTTTACTGCTGCCATCATAATATTCTGGGTAGCTCCTACACTTGGAAAACCTAAAGGAATTTCAGCACCTTTTAATTTATCTGCTTTTGCATGAACATATCCATGAACTCTTGTAATCTCCGCTCCCAACATTTCAAAACCTTTTAAATGCAAATCAACAGGTCTTGAACCAATCGCACATCCTCCAGGCAGTGAAACAACTGCTTCATCTAAATTTGCAATCATTGGTCCCATTACTAAAAATGATGCTCTCATTTGTTTTACGATTTCATAGCTTGCTTCTGTTCTTTTAAATCCATTATTTACAATTTTGTAAGTATTGTCATCTAATTTTTCAGTTTCCATTCCCAAATCTTCAAGCAATCTCATTGTTACTCTTATATCACGTAAATTTGGCACATTTTTTAAAATGTATTCACCTTTTGCAACAAGTGTCGCTATAATTATTGGAAGTGCAGCATTTTTAGCTCCGCTTACTTTAATTACTCCATTTAATGGTGTTTTTCCTTTTATTCTAAATCCATCAACCACGTTTTTTTCCTCCTAATTTTTGACATATCGGACATTTTGAGCCAAATAATTTGTCCATAAATGTTAATTCTTTATAGTTTTTAGCATATTCAGGCATTTCTTTTTTTATTATATCTAAATGAAAATCACAAACTGCATTTTCCATAGCTTCAAAATATATATCTGGTAAATGCTTTAAATGACATTTCTCAAGTTTTGAAGTTACAACAATTTCATCTCCAGCTTCATGAACAATTGCATCCTTTGCAACGAC
Proteins encoded in this window:
- the pgeF gene encoding peptidoglycan editing factor PgeF, with product MFIEKKNYYYIEEFEKYGITAVYTKKIAGNMSDYCPIENQIEGIQKKNREKLLEELNLTDKQEVMAFQTHSNNVKIIDEDTTKYYYEKEKDIDGFLTKRKDIAIFTFYADCLPIFVYDKENQVIGAWHSGWPGTFKEIMKSGLLEMQKNYGTQVENVIMALGIGIGQKDYEVGNEFYDKFVEKFGKSNREIVEKSFWFNEKTGKYHFDNTKFNELMALKLGIKQENLIVATESTFDEKFYSYRKEGKNAGRATAMISFK
- the cbiB gene encoding adenosylcobinamide-phosphate synthase CbiB, which gives rise to MNLLIKIWIAFVLDLIFGDPEKITHPVQIIGKMITFLEKKLYVKKGSFIGGAVLGILVVASTFLVMYGFVKLTKIVKVLQIFEIYLMYTVFSVKSLAREGKRVYKILKLGNLKVAREKLSYLVSRDTEKMDKVMIIRSTMETISENMVDGVIAPMFYMFVGGLPFAMAYKAINTLDSMVGYKNEKYAKFGTFSAKLDDVVNFIPARISGIFITAASYILRYNYKNAWKIFKRDRKNHASPNSGHSESAVAGALGVQFGGKVSYFGKEVEKPIIGDKKKEFRLEDIKKNILLMYVTSFVAIFCFSIIYLIVNGMFNSVFNSIVYFILYFFVNMLL
- the murA gene encoding UDP-N-acetylglucosamine 1-carboxyvinyltransferase; its protein translation is MVDGFRIKGKTPLNGVIKVSGAKNAALPIIIATLVAKGEYILKNVPNLRDIRVTMRLLEDLGMETEKLDDNTYKIVNNGFKRTEASYEIVKQMRASFLVMGPMIANLDEAVVSLPGGCAIGSRPVDLHLKGFEMLGAEITRVHGYVHAKADKLKGAEIPLGFPSVGATQNIMMAAVKTPGKTVISNAAREPEIVDLGNFLNKMGAKITGLGTPTIEIEGVEELHAVEYSIMPDRIEAGTYVIASLVTEGNLKIQNARLDDLGVFKSELEAMGAKFEQNGDILTVIGKVKDLKPSKIKTLPHPGFPTDMQPQMMLLQTLVNGGSSMEETVFENRFMHVPEFNRMGADITIKHGVAFINGGLPLTGAEVMSSDLRAGVALVLAALAADGETIVNRVYHIDRGYDKLELKLNTVGAQIERVKLDI
- a CDS encoding 2,3-butanediol dehydrogenase; this translates as MATMKAARWHNRKDVKVEDIEIPEITRENQIKIAVKYAGICGSDLHEYLGGPIFIPADKPHPYTGEKAPITMGHEFCGEVVEIGSGITKFKVGDRVTVEPILAKNGLIGKYNLDPNLNFIGLAGGGGGFSEFVVVNEDQAHKLPDEIDYEQGALTEPAAVAVYAVRQSRFNTGDTAAVFGCGPIGLLIIDALRASGATEIYAVEVSPERQEIARKLGAIIVDPTKVNSVEYIKEKTNGGVNVSYEVTGVPAVLQQSLEAAEKDGELMVVSIWETEAPIQPNEVVIQERTIKGVIAYRDVFPKTLELMKQGYFSKDLLVTKRIKLEDIVTEGFEALVKEKSQVKILVSPK
- a CDS encoding YeiH family protein, whose amino-acid sequence is MNKKIIFYAGCVIALILPLIKSVHAFASGISLLMGIVLASFAIIIVPKNLGEIRKLTLNSAVVFFGFGLSISKVVAVGSKGIFQTAISLIVVISIGLILAKIFKMEKKLSQLIVFGTAICGGSAIAATSPVIEASDEDIALSTGIVFILNTVALFLFAFFINYFKLNAEQTGIWTALSIHDTSSVVSAAAFHSTEALKIATIMKLTRTLWIIPIVIVLSILNKSENKKIKFPIFILFFILASIIATIINLPAIYNLLTQIGKMMLSLALYMIGTSLNIQTIKKMTGKNFLYGVTLWIFSIISGYMIIMFL